AAGCCCAAGGAGCTAAGATTCAAGAGAATTTACATCAGGACCCAGATTTTGCAAAGAGTTATGCTGATGATAAAAAGTATGCACAGCAAAACGGACAGAAATTTATCGAAATGAAAGACAGAGAGATTGTAGCATTAATCGCTTATCTACAACGTCTAGGAACCGATATTAAAGTAAAAGATATAGAAGACCAATTAGGTAGTAAAAACTAGAAATTATGTTAAAGTTCGTAAAAAATCACATGGAGACTATTGCTGGTATTGAAATCTACCCAATTATCTCATTAACCATATTCTTTACATTCTTTGTAGTGTTGTTTTGGTGGGTGTTTACAGCCAAAAAGGAGTATATAAGTAAGGTAAGTGAATTACCATTAGATAACTAGTAAATAAAAGTAAGATGAAAAAGTATTTTCAATCTATAGCATATATAACGTTCATTGCAGTTACACTTTTTGCTATTATGACTGCAATACAATCATACGAAAATCCATTTAGTTTGTATGAGAA
The sequence above is a segment of the Tenacibaculum sp. 190130A14a genome. Coding sequences within it:
- a CDS encoding CcoQ/FixQ family Cbb3-type cytochrome c oxidase assembly chaperone, whose amino-acid sequence is MLKFVKNHMETIAGIEIYPIISLTIFFTFFVVLFWWVFTAKKEYISKVSELPLDN